The following are from one region of the Priestia filamentosa genome:
- a CDS encoding PspC domain-containing protein gives MKTKLYRSVKDRKLGGVLGGLADYLNMDSSLLRIIFIVAFIGGVGSIGWIYLIWIFIVPNEGE, from the coding sequence TTGAAGACAAAGCTGTATCGTTCTGTAAAGGACCGTAAGTTAGGTGGAGTACTCGGTGGACTTGCTGACTATTTAAATATGGACAGCAGCCTTCTTCGTATTATTTTTATTGTTGCATTTATTGGCGGAGTAGGATCGATTGGGTGGATTTACCTAATATGGATTTTCATCGTTCCAAATGAAGGAGAATAA
- a CDS encoding tripartite tricarboxylate transporter substrate binding protein translates to MRKIMLFISLFMLVYISGCAEKENDKEAFPTRELEIVIPGASTGGWGQTAKGMQSILTNESITDQSVVLTSLLGGNGEKGWKYLQSQDGHSVAMNSSLLLTNNLIGQSALTYRDFTPIAMLSTEWEVIVVSKNSDIKEVKDIIKKLQEDPASLKLGISPGIGNDDHLSFIQGINQYGINGAKLDFSVYEDRSSLLSALLKRKLDVTIMPLSEAKSYYREGKIKMLAISSEKRIENFKEVPTWKEQGLNVVFSHWRGVMGPKGMTDEQIKYWDEKIKEMVETEEWQQILKENEWESFYKNHEETKAFLQEQALFYKKLVNGF, encoded by the coding sequence ATGAGAAAAATAATGCTGTTTATCAGTTTGTTTATGCTCGTTTATATATCAGGCTGTGCTGAGAAAGAAAATGACAAAGAAGCTTTTCCAACGCGTGAGTTAGAAATTGTTATACCAGGCGCCTCTACGGGAGGATGGGGACAGACAGCTAAAGGGATGCAGTCCATTCTAACAAACGAAAGCATTACAGATCAATCTGTTGTGCTTACTTCTCTTTTAGGTGGAAACGGGGAGAAGGGATGGAAGTATCTTCAATCACAAGATGGCCATTCTGTCGCAATGAATTCAAGTCTTCTTTTAACAAATAACCTTATTGGGCAAAGTGCTCTAACTTATCGTGATTTTACACCAATTGCAATGCTTTCCACGGAATGGGAAGTTATTGTTGTAAGCAAAAACAGTGATATTAAAGAAGTGAAAGATATTATTAAAAAGCTTCAAGAAGATCCTGCATCATTAAAATTGGGTATTTCCCCTGGCATTGGAAATGACGATCATCTATCCTTTATTCAAGGCATCAATCAGTATGGAATCAATGGCGCAAAGCTTGATTTCAGTGTATATGAAGATCGTTCGTCACTTCTCTCAGCATTACTTAAGAGGAAGCTTGATGTGACAATTATGCCTCTTTCTGAAGCAAAGTCATATTACAGAGAAGGAAAAATAAAAATGCTTGCTATTTCATCTGAGAAACGGATTGAAAATTTTAAAGAAGTTCCAACATGGAAAGAACAAGGTCTTAATGTTGTTTTTTCACATTGGAGAGGAGTAATGGGACCAAAGGGTATGACAGATGAGCAGATAAAATATTGGGATGAGAAGATTAAAGAAATGGTAGAGACAGAGGAATGGCAACAAATTCTGAAAGAGAACGAGTGGGAATCTTTCTATAAAAATCATGAAGAAACAAAAGCATTTTTGCAAGAACAGGCCTTATTCTACAAAAAACTAGTAAACGGATTTTAA
- a CDS encoding response regulator, protein MLRVAIAEDDFRIADIQEKFLLKIEETEVVGKAFNAEQTMELLRENEADLLLLDIYLPDQTGIDLLPKLKQEFKDLDVILITAAREKELLERALKIGVENYLIKPVSAEKFTEAIKKYKKRKEMLQSAEEIDQTFVELFFQGIHEASAPEKQLPSGIDPLTLEKITKVMNQFHKGASIEEVSEAMGASRTTARRYLEYLVSIQQLRAELEYGIVGRPERKYYLIVSEE, encoded by the coding sequence ATGTTACGAGTAGCAATTGCAGAAGACGATTTCCGAATCGCTGATATCCAAGAGAAATTTCTCTTAAAAATAGAAGAAACAGAGGTTGTAGGAAAAGCATTTAATGCAGAACAAACAATGGAGCTTTTGAGAGAGAATGAAGCTGATTTGCTTTTACTTGATATCTACCTTCCAGATCAGACAGGAATTGATCTTCTGCCTAAGTTAAAGCAGGAGTTTAAAGACTTAGATGTGATCTTGATCACAGCCGCAAGGGAAAAGGAGTTATTAGAAAGAGCTTTAAAAATAGGGGTTGAGAACTATTTAATCAAACCTGTAAGTGCTGAAAAGTTTACAGAGGCAATTAAAAAATATAAAAAGAGGAAAGAAATGCTTCAATCTGCTGAAGAGATTGATCAAACGTTTGTAGAACTTTTCTTCCAAGGCATCCACGAAGCTTCAGCACCTGAGAAGCAGCTTCCTTCTGGCATTGATCCGCTGACGTTAGAGAAAATTACTAAAGTTATGAATCAATTTCATAAGGGGGCTTCAATTGAAGAAGTAAGTGAAGCAATGGGGGCTTCTCGTACAACAGCTCGGCGTTATTTAGAATACCTTGTATCCATTCAACAGCTAAGAGCAGAGTTAGAATACGGTATTGTGGGAAGACCGGAGCGGAAATACTACTTGATTGTGAGTGAAGAATGA
- a CDS encoding DUF4870 domain-containing protein, which yields MESNKVLSALSYFSLFFAPFLLPIIIYFVTQDKRVKDDAKWALFSHILPVLSIPLFFLYLIPYFSGHYGLSAAWIIFVVILCLVLSFGVAIWNVVKGIKVIIDR from the coding sequence ATGGAGTCTAATAAAGTCTTGTCAGCCCTTTCTTATTTTAGTCTTTTCTTTGCTCCCTTTCTCTTACCAATTATCATCTACTTTGTTACTCAAGATAAAAGAGTTAAGGATGATGCAAAATGGGCATTGTTCTCTCATATATTACCAGTATTATCAATACCTTTATTCTTCCTTTACCTTATCCCATATTTCTCAGGTCACTATGGCTTATCAGCCGCATGGATTATTTTTGTTGTTATCCTGTGTCTTGTTCTCTCGTTTGGAGTTGCAATTTGGAATGTTGTCAAAGGAATTAAAGTCATCATTGATCGTTAA
- a CDS encoding phage holin family protein, with protein sequence MWKRWVISIVVNALSLMIVSTIFDDFYLSSVSAAVIAAIVLSIINIIIKPILILFTLPATILTLGLFLFVINAITLMITQGIIGDAFIIDGFSTALFAAIIMALLNLIAQKAFIEPMQR encoded by the coding sequence ATGTGGAAAAGATGGGTTATTAGCATTGTTGTGAATGCATTAAGCCTTATGATTGTATCAACCATTTTTGACGATTTTTATTTGAGTTCAGTCAGTGCAGCTGTAATTGCTGCTATTGTGCTCTCTATTATTAACATCATCATTAAGCCAATCCTTATTTTATTTACGTTACCAGCAACAATCTTAACATTGGGATTGTTCCTATTTGTCATCAATGCAATTACATTGATGATTACACAAGGAATCATTGGAGATGCCTTTATTATTGATGGGTTTAGTACAGCTTTGTTTGCAGCAATTATTATGGCGCTATTAAATTTAATCGCTCAAAAAGCATTTATTGAGCCAATGCAACGTTAG
- the hprK gene encoding HPr(Ser) kinase/phosphatase has translation MAKVRTKDIIEKFNLELISGEEGVNRPITVSDISRPGIEMAGYFTYYPAERLQLLGKTEISFFNQLDVEQKQIRMEKLCTDITPAIVVSREMEVPQELIEASERESVPVLRSDMKTTRLSSRLTNYLESKLAPTTAVHGVLVDIYGVGVLIIGKSGVGKSETALELVKRGHRLVADDCVEIRQEDQDTLIGNAPGLIEHLLEIRGLGIINVMTLFGAGAVRNFKRITLVINLETWDQTKHYDRLGLEEEKMKIIDTQITKLTVPVRPGRNLAVIIEVAAMNYRLKKMGINAAEQFSNRLTGAIEDTTLEDHDETY, from the coding sequence TTGGCAAAAGTGAGAACAAAAGACATAATAGAGAAATTTAATCTAGAACTAATCAGTGGAGAAGAAGGAGTGAACCGCCCGATTACAGTGAGTGATATTTCACGACCTGGCATTGAGATGGCAGGCTATTTTACATATTATCCTGCAGAGCGCCTTCAGCTTCTTGGAAAAACAGAGATTTCTTTTTTTAATCAACTTGATGTTGAACAAAAGCAAATCAGAATGGAAAAGCTTTGTACAGATATTACTCCAGCTATTGTTGTATCAAGAGAGATGGAAGTCCCACAAGAGCTTATTGAAGCCTCTGAGCGCGAGTCCGTGCCTGTTTTGCGCTCTGACATGAAAACAACACGGTTATCAAGTCGATTGACAAACTACTTAGAAAGTAAACTTGCTCCTACAACAGCGGTACACGGTGTATTAGTTGATATTTATGGTGTTGGGGTTTTAATCATCGGGAAAAGCGGCGTTGGGAAAAGTGAAACAGCACTTGAACTTGTAAAACGAGGCCATCGTTTAGTTGCTGATGACTGTGTTGAAATTCGCCAGGAAGATCAGGATACTTTAATTGGAAACGCTCCTGGGTTAATTGAACATCTTCTAGAGATTCGCGGATTAGGTATTATTAATGTTATGACACTCTTTGGAGCAGGTGCTGTGAGAAACTTTAAGCGCATCACTCTCGTTATTAACTTGGAGACATGGGATCAAACAAAGCATTATGATCGTCTTGGTCTTGAGGAAGAAAAAATGAAAATTATTGATACACAGATTACGAAACTAACAGTTCCTGTACGTCCAGGTCGAAACTTAGCCGTTATCATTGAGGTAGCTGCAATGAACTATCGTCTTAAGAAAATGGGTATTAACGCAGCTGAACAATTTTCGAATCGCCTAACAGGGGCAATTGAAGATACAACGCTTGAAGATCATGACGAAACATATTGA
- the uvrB gene encoding excinuclease ABC subunit UvrB has product MDNQFELVSSYQPQGDQPKAIDKLVQGIKEGKQHQVLLGATGTGKTFTVSNVIKEINKPTLVIAHNKTLAGQLYSEFKEFFPNNAVEYFVSYYDYYQPEAYVPQTDTFIEKDASINDEIDKLRHSATSSLFERNDVIIIASVSCIYGLGSPEEYKEMVLSLRVGMERERNELLRNLVDIQYERNDIDFKRGTFRVRGDVVEIFPVSRDEHCIRVEFFGDEIDRIREVDALTGEIIGDRNHVAIYPASHFVTREEKMRVAIQNIEKELEDRLKVLKDNGKLLEAQRLEQRTRYDLEMMREMGFCSGIENYSRHLTLRPPGSTPYTLLDFFPDDFLMIVDESHVTMPQIRGMYNGDQARKQVLVDHGFRLPSALDNRPLRFEEYEKHISQMVYVSATPGPYEMEKAPEFIEQIIRPTGLLDPTIDVRPIKGQIDDLVDEIRKRTERNERVLITTLTKKMSEDLTDYLKELGIKVNYLHSEIKTLERIETIRELRIGTYDVLVGINLLREGLDIPEVSLVAILDADKEGFLRSERSLIQTIGRAARNENGHVIMYADKITKSMDIAINETKRRRETQIAYNEEHGITPQTIQKKVRDSIRATMVAEDEEQYENRPDLKKMTKRERAEVIENMEREMKEAAKALDFERAAQLRDTILELKAEG; this is encoded by the coding sequence GTGGACAATCAGTTTGAACTTGTTTCTTCTTATCAACCTCAAGGCGATCAGCCTAAAGCTATTGATAAGCTTGTCCAAGGGATTAAAGAAGGTAAACAGCATCAAGTATTGCTTGGAGCAACAGGCACAGGCAAAACGTTCACTGTTTCAAATGTAATTAAAGAAATTAACAAGCCAACGCTTGTTATTGCTCATAACAAAACACTAGCTGGACAGCTCTACAGCGAGTTTAAGGAATTCTTTCCAAACAATGCTGTGGAGTATTTTGTTAGTTATTATGATTACTATCAACCAGAGGCGTATGTTCCTCAAACAGATACATTTATTGAAAAAGATGCGAGTATTAATGATGAAATTGATAAGCTTCGTCACTCGGCAACGTCTTCTTTGTTTGAAAGAAATGATGTTATTATCATTGCCAGCGTTTCTTGTATTTATGGTCTAGGTTCGCCTGAAGAATATAAAGAAATGGTTCTATCATTAAGAGTGGGCATGGAAAGAGAACGAAATGAGCTTTTGCGCAATCTTGTGGATATTCAGTATGAAAGAAATGATATTGATTTTAAGCGCGGTACGTTTCGCGTTCGTGGTGATGTAGTGGAAATTTTCCCAGTTTCAAGGGATGAACATTGTATACGCGTTGAATTTTTTGGAGATGAAATTGATCGTATCCGAGAAGTGGATGCTTTGACAGGGGAGATTATTGGTGACCGTAACCATGTAGCAATTTATCCTGCTTCCCACTTCGTTACTCGTGAAGAAAAAATGCGTGTTGCTATTCAAAATATCGAAAAAGAGTTGGAAGATCGTCTTAAAGTATTAAAGGATAACGGCAAGCTGCTAGAAGCGCAGCGACTAGAACAACGTACGCGCTACGATCTCGAAATGATGCGCGAAATGGGATTCTGTTCAGGGATTGAAAACTACTCTCGTCATTTAACGCTTCGTCCACCAGGATCAACTCCGTATACGCTTTTAGATTTCTTTCCAGATGACTTTTTAATGATTGTGGATGAGTCACATGTAACAATGCCACAAATACGCGGCATGTACAACGGTGACCAAGCACGTAAACAGGTTCTCGTTGATCACGGGTTTCGTTTGCCTTCTGCTCTTGACAACCGTCCGCTTCGCTTTGAAGAATACGAGAAACATATTTCTCAAATGGTTTATGTTTCAGCAACGCCAGGACCTTATGAAATGGAAAAAGCACCAGAATTCATTGAGCAGATTATTAGACCGACAGGATTGCTTGATCCAACAATTGACGTGCGTCCAATTAAAGGACAAATTGATGATCTCGTAGACGAAATTCGTAAGCGTACTGAACGAAATGAGCGGGTACTTATAACAACGTTAACGAAAAAAATGTCGGAAGATTTAACAGACTACTTAAAAGAGCTTGGCATTAAAGTCAACTATCTTCATTCAGAAATAAAAACATTAGAACGTATTGAAACAATTCGTGAGCTTCGCATTGGCACATATGATGTGCTTGTTGGGATCAATTTATTAAGAGAAGGGCTAGATATTCCGGAAGTTTCTCTTGTAGCTATCCTTGATGCAGATAAAGAAGGGTTTTTACGTTCAGAACGTTCTCTTATTCAAACGATTGGTCGTGCTGCAAGGAACGAAAATGGTCATGTTATCATGTATGCTGACAAAATTACAAAATCAATGGACATTGCGATTAATGAGACAAAACGTCGTCGTGAAACGCAAATAGCTTACAACGAAGAACATGGTATAACGCCGCAGACGATTCAGAAAAAAGTACGTGATTCTATTCGAGCAACAATGGTTGCAGAAGATGAAGAACAGTATGAAAATCGTCCAGACTTGAAGAAGATGACGAAACGAGAGCGTGCAGAAGTTATTGAGAACATGGAAAGAGAAATGAAAGAAGCTGCAAAAGCGCTTGATTTCGAACGTGCCGCACAGCTTCGTGATACTATTTTAGAGTTGAAAGCGGAGGGATGA
- a CDS encoding DUF4097 family beta strand repeat-containing protein, with protein MENQRKQLLKMIEEGRISAEEAFKLLEAMEREEKEAKQKEEKAVEVSPFLDEKAFQKEEPPRERDLKKKVFSFLDQTVKKIKDTDLDFNFGTSYDVNQIFQHSDVEVRSLDLDIANGNVKIEPWSQNEVRIECSAKVYKVNSQEEAKKLFSQETIFSTEEGKIRFNVQNKGIKVKAHLFIPNVEYNEIILRTFNGPIVGKDLKIGNLKAKTANGSLSFENIRGEKGEFETVHGALSLQNISLNKCEGETINGAINLRGEARHVDLQTFNGSIEQYLIQPSQYVFLKSTAGSIKTFFAPGAFIDGSIRSNFGNLTCNLPNVHILEEKNEKIQKVLKFRSINSGDSITKIVAESRTGAIGLYEREV; from the coding sequence ATGGAAAACCAACGTAAACAGCTTCTGAAAATGATTGAAGAAGGTCGAATTTCTGCTGAGGAAGCATTTAAATTACTTGAAGCAATGGAAAGAGAAGAAAAAGAAGCAAAACAGAAGGAAGAAAAAGCGGTAGAAGTTTCCCCTTTTTTAGACGAGAAAGCTTTTCAAAAGGAAGAGCCTCCTCGTGAGCGTGATTTAAAGAAAAAAGTGTTTTCATTTTTAGATCAAACTGTAAAGAAGATTAAAGATACAGATTTAGATTTTAACTTTGGTACTTCTTACGATGTTAATCAAATTTTCCAACATAGTGATGTGGAAGTTCGTAGTCTTGACCTTGATATTGCCAACGGAAATGTAAAAATTGAGCCTTGGTCACAAAATGAGGTCCGTATTGAATGTTCAGCAAAAGTTTATAAAGTAAATAGCCAAGAAGAAGCCAAAAAGCTTTTCTCTCAAGAAACAATATTTTCTACTGAAGAAGGCAAGATTCGTTTCAATGTTCAAAATAAAGGGATTAAAGTCAAAGCGCACCTGTTCATTCCAAATGTAGAGTATAATGAAATCATATTGCGCACGTTTAACGGTCCTATCGTTGGGAAAGATTTAAAAATAGGAAATTTAAAAGCTAAAACGGCGAACGGCAGCTTATCATTTGAGAATATACGCGGAGAAAAAGGGGAGTTTGAGACAGTACACGGAGCTCTTTCACTACAAAATATTTCACTCAATAAGTGTGAAGGAGAGACAATCAATGGAGCTATTAATCTAAGAGGGGAAGCAAGGCATGTTGATTTGCAGACATTCAATGGAAGTATTGAACAGTATTTAATACAGCCTTCTCAATACGTATTTCTGAAATCAACAGCAGGAAGCATCAAAACTTTCTTTGCACCTGGAGCTTTTATTGATGGAAGTATTCGCTCGAACTTTGGCAACCTTACATGTAACCTTCCAAATGTTCATATATTAGAAGAAAAGAATGAGAAAATCCAAAAGGTTTTAAAGTTCCGCTCTATTAATAGTGGGGACAGCATCACGAAAATAGTGGCTGAATCTAGAACAGGAGCTATCGGACTGTATGAAAGGGAAGTGTAG
- the uvrA gene encoding excinuclease ABC subunit UvrA, whose translation MATDRIVVKGARANNLNNLDVTIPRDKLVVMTGLSGSGKSSLAFDTIYAEGQRRYVESLSAYARQFLGQMDKPDVDSIEGLSPAISIDQKTTSRNPRSTVGTVTEIYDYLRLLFARVGRPTCPNHGIEITSQTIEQMVDRILEYPERTKLQVLAPVVDGRKGMHVKVLEDIKKQGFVRVRIDGEMYDLGDDINLEKNKKHTIQVVVDRIVVKEGVETRLADSLETALRLGEGKVVIDVIGEEELLFSEHHACPYCGFSIGELEPRMFSFNSPFGACTSCDGLGVRLEVDLDLVIPNYDLSLKEHAIAPWEPTSSQYYPQLLKAVCVHYGIDMDIPVRDIPKHLLDKVLYGSDKERIHFRYENDFGQIRENDIEFEGVIPNIERRYRETSSDYIREQMEKYMGEQPCPKCKGNRLKKETLAVLIDGKHIGKVTSFSVQEAYEFFATLSLSEKEMQIAQMILREITERLGFLNNVGLDYLTLNRSAGTLSGGEAQRIRLATQIGSRLSGVLYILDEPSIGLHQRDNDRLIETMQSMRDLGNTLIVVEHDEDTMMAADYLIDIGPGAGIHGGKVVSAGTPEEVMHDENSLTGQYLSGKKFIPLPTERRAVDKERMLEIVGAKENNLKNVKVKLPLGLFLAVTGVSGSGKSTLINEVLRKSLSQKLNNAKQKPGEHKEIKGINHLDKIVDIDQSPIGRTPRSNPATYTGVFDHIRDLFAQTNEAKTRGYQKGRFSFNVKGGRCEACRGDGIIKIEMHFLPDVYVPCEVCHGKRYNRETLEVKYKGKNIADVLEMTVEDAIEFFENIPKIKRKLQTIEDVGLGYITLGQPATTLSGGEAQRVKLASELHRRSTGRTMYILDEPTTGLHVDDIARLLKVLQRLVGNGDTVLVIEHNLDVIKTADYIIDLGPDGGDKGGQIVATGVPEEVVNVEGSYTGRYLAHILERDRKRMEDRLKGAETVKA comes from the coding sequence ATGGCAACAGATCGCATTGTTGTAAAAGGGGCTAGAGCCAATAATTTAAATAATCTTGATGTTACAATTCCTAGAGATAAACTCGTCGTAATGACGGGTTTATCTGGTTCAGGGAAATCTTCATTAGCTTTTGATACGATTTACGCGGAAGGACAGCGTCGTTACGTTGAGTCTTTATCAGCGTACGCTCGGCAGTTTTTGGGACAGATGGATAAGCCTGATGTGGATTCTATTGAAGGTCTTTCGCCAGCAATTTCAATTGACCAAAAAACAACAAGCCGTAATCCGCGCTCAACAGTTGGGACAGTCACAGAAATTTATGATTATCTACGCTTGCTGTTTGCGCGCGTCGGACGTCCAACGTGTCCAAATCACGGTATTGAAATTACATCTCAAACAATTGAACAGATGGTTGACCGCATTTTAGAATATCCAGAGCGCACGAAGCTTCAGGTGCTCGCTCCTGTTGTTGATGGACGTAAAGGTATGCATGTAAAAGTGCTTGAAGATATTAAAAAGCAAGGCTTCGTACGCGTTCGAATTGATGGCGAAATGTATGATCTTGGCGATGACATTAACCTTGAAAAAAATAAAAAGCATACTATCCAAGTAGTTGTGGACCGTATTGTTGTAAAAGAAGGGGTAGAAACAAGGTTAGCAGACTCTCTTGAAACGGCACTTCGGTTAGGGGAAGGAAAAGTCGTTATTGATGTTATTGGAGAAGAAGAGCTTCTTTTCAGTGAACATCACGCATGTCCATATTGTGGTTTCTCAATCGGTGAACTTGAGCCAAGAATGTTTTCATTTAACAGTCCATTTGGAGCTTGTACAAGCTGTGATGGATTAGGAGTTCGTCTTGAGGTTGATTTAGATCTTGTGATTCCAAACTATGATTTATCACTCAAAGAACATGCAATTGCACCTTGGGAGCCAACAAGCTCACAGTATTATCCACAGCTCTTAAAAGCTGTTTGTGTGCATTATGGAATTGATATGGACATTCCTGTTCGCGATATTCCTAAGCATTTATTAGACAAAGTGCTCTATGGGAGTGATAAAGAACGCATTCATTTTCGCTATGAAAATGATTTTGGACAAATTCGTGAAAACGATATTGAATTCGAAGGGGTTATCCCAAATATTGAGCGTCGTTATCGTGAAACAAGCTCAGACTACATCCGGGAGCAGATGGAAAAATATATGGGAGAACAGCCTTGCCCAAAATGTAAAGGAAACCGTCTTAAGAAAGAAACGCTCGCTGTTTTAATTGATGGTAAGCATATTGGGAAAGTAACGAGTTTTTCTGTACAAGAAGCATATGAGTTTTTTGCAACCCTTAGTCTTTCTGAAAAAGAGATGCAAATTGCTCAAATGATTTTAAGAGAAATTACAGAGCGTCTAGGATTTTTAAACAACGTTGGCCTTGATTATCTAACATTGAACAGATCTGCAGGAACGCTTTCAGGAGGCGAAGCACAGCGCATTCGTTTGGCAACTCAGATTGGTTCTCGTTTATCAGGCGTTTTATATATTTTAGATGAACCATCAATTGGACTTCATCAACGTGACAACGATCGTCTTATCGAAACAATGCAGAGCATGCGCGACTTAGGAAATACCCTTATTGTTGTTGAACATGATGAAGATACCATGATGGCGGCTGATTATCTTATTGATATTGGACCTGGAGCAGGGATTCATGGAGGAAAAGTTGTTTCAGCAGGCACGCCTGAAGAAGTAATGCATGACGAAAACTCTTTAACAGGTCAATATTTATCAGGAAAGAAATTCATCCCACTTCCGACAGAGCGAAGAGCTGTTGATAAAGAGCGAATGCTTGAAATTGTAGGGGCAAAAGAAAATAACTTAAAAAATGTAAAAGTAAAGCTTCCACTAGGTTTGTTCCTTGCTGTAACAGGCGTATCAGGTTCAGGGAAGAGTACGCTTATCAATGAGGTACTAAGGAAATCACTGTCACAAAAGCTGAATAATGCGAAACAGAAGCCAGGGGAGCATAAAGAAATTAAGGGAATTAATCACCTTGATAAAATTGTTGATATTGACCAATCACCTATTGGTAGGACGCCCCGCTCAAATCCGGCAACATATACAGGTGTGTTTGATCATATTCGGGACTTATTTGCTCAAACAAATGAAGCAAAAACACGCGGATATCAGAAAGGCCGTTTTAGCTTTAATGTAAAGGGAGGACGTTGTGAAGCATGCCGAGGAGATGGAATTATCAAAATCGAAATGCACTTCCTTCCAGATGTGTATGTTCCATGCGAGGTTTGCCATGGGAAGCGATATAATCGTGAAACGCTTGAAGTGAAATATAAAGGAAAGAACATTGCAGATGTTTTGGAAATGACTGTTGAAGATGCAATTGAATTCTTTGAAAATATTCCTAAAATCAAGCGTAAGCTTCAAACAATTGAAGATGTTGGCCTAGGTTACATTACACTTGGTCAACCTGCTACAACTCTCTCAGGAGGCGAAGCACAGCGTGTGAAGCTTGCGTCAGAACTTCATCGTCGTTCAACAGGCCGTACAATGTATATTTTAGATGAACCAACAACAGGTTTGCATGTTGATGATATTGCTCGTTTACTAAAAGTTCTTCAGCGCTTAGTTGGCAATGGAGACACTGTGCTTGTTATTGAACATAACTTAGATGTTATTAAGACTGCTGATTATATTATTGACCTTGGTCCTGATGGTGGGGATAAAGGGGGACAAATTGTAGCAACAGGAGTACCAGAAGAAGTTGTAAATGTTGAAGGATCTTATACCGGTCGTTATCTTGCGCATATTCTTGAGAGAGATCGTAAAAGAATGGAAGATCGTTTAAAAGGAGCAGAAACGGTTAAAGCATAA